ATTTGTATGATGAAAAGCGGCAATCTATTGAGATAGAACACAGAAGAAAAATAACACAACTTCAAAACTTTTGGGTCGTTTATGAGATGAAATAAATGAGAACACATAATAACAAAACTAGTTTTAACACACTAACCCACCATATCAATTAGTGGAGTTGCAAGCTCTAGCcgaaatctttttaaaatttaaaagaaaccTCGACCACATTCACCCACAAAAATTGGTACAACAAGGATTTACACTCACCTCTCcattataaattatttaattccCCAAACAGTttacgaattaaaaaaaaaaaaaaaacgcttTCAAAGTTATAAATACCTCCACCAATTTTGCTAAAACACATTACCAAATTCACAAACCCATTTCCTAAATTTCAAAGTTCCAATATTATTAGATTTTCGAAATTAAAATGGCCTCTATCAAAGCTATTGGTGTTCTCTGTTTAGTACTTTGTATGTCAGTGATTGAATCAGAAGCAGGGCGTGTGGCCAGGAAGAACCTGGGCCTTGATCTTGGTGGCTTGGGAGTTGGGCTTGGCCTTGGCTTGGGCTTGGGCGTAGGCGGTGGAAGTGGGTCGGGTGCTGGAGCCGGGTCTGGATCCGGATCCGGTTCTGGGTCTGGGTCCTATTCGTCTTCGTCCTCACATTCATCAAGCTCTAGCTATGGAGGGTCCGGTGCAGGCTCTGAGGCTGGTTCATATGCAGGGTCTTACGCAGGGTCACGTGCTGGGTCAGGTTCTGACAGAAGAAACGGCGCCAGCGGGGGAGAGGCTCATGGCTACGGCGAGGGACATGGTTATGGTGAAGGCGGTAACAACTGAAAGAAAGCAAAGAGGGTGGAAAGGATGAAAATTAGGATATTGAATAAAAACCACAGCCGGTGGTATCAAGTAATACTTGTATGCATTTTCAGTATCACCTCTCTTTATAATTCCTTCGCTAAAATAAAAGATTATCATTGTCAATTAGATAATTTGGTAGGATGAATAAAGATAAATGATGTTTTAAATTCATATAAGTATTTTTTAATTACAGTTGGCATAGTACTTTGTATCATGGTATCGATAAATTTATGATTTTGTTCACTTTAAGTTTTAAGGATGACtacttttgttaatattttgcTTCGACTTGTCTacaactttaattttctaagtGTTTGGACTAAAATTGTTAAGTAATGAAATTGTCCTAGAGTGACATCATCCGATCTAACTTTAGTTAAAAAAGTTTGGAGTTCAAATTCTCCAACAtttatatattgttgaattagaAAAAGACTGTAACTATGCTTGGATAAAATATAGGTACATATTATAGTAACAAAGATATATATATCCTTCTTCGTCTAATTTTTGTCTACTCAAATTTGTATCCAATCATATATTGGTAAATAgtctttcttttattccttgaaAATGTAAAGGGactgattttttttattaatattaatataattttccATGAAATTAGATATCAAGTATGAATCTGGAAAAACAATATAGGGTTAAAGTTGGCCAAGGATATATTTGAGTGTATGATTGCATAATAAATACTTCATATTTTATGGAAAACAAAAAACTCGATCAATCTTGAGAAATTAATAGGAACATTTTTATTGCAAATTCGCATCTTGTCGTTTCATTGACTTGAATTTTAGATGTATCATGTTTCTTGTACTCTGATAATAGATTGGCAGTAAATTTTATGAGTCATAACATTATGCTCTTTTCTATTTGTTATTTAGATCTCTCGAAAACAATAAATATTGATTAAGGGAATAACGTTGGATCTAATGTTATAACAAGATAATTtaacaaagtaaaaaaaaaaagtaataacaCAAGACTTTTAGTAATCCAATTCAATGCAATACACCTACGTCTAGGGACTACACCCAATTGAGAAGATATATTCACCAGAGTATAAATAGATTACAAGTATATAACTTTCTTTTGAAAGATTATCTTGAGATACAAGGATTCTACTAAAAGATCTCACTTAGGCTCCTTAGTAGTTGATGCTTGATTTGACTGTCCTTGTAAAGACAGACTCCCCTGAATTGATTAACTCCAGCAATATAGTGTGGTTAGACTCTCCATAAGCATTATATTCCAACTTTTCAATCAATGTTGTATTACATGTCAGTAACTAACAGTCGTGATTCTTTCTTTGCAATTCAGAAGTTTTTTTCACAAACCTAAAGAACATGCAGTCACAACACACACTTGCtagaaatttttctttttctttgttataaaatacaaaacacacatgattaaaaaaaaaaaggaccaTACAAATAAGGAAAACCATCAATCGGCCATATAGACTACACACAACAATATGACCAAAGCAATAAGGAAAGTTTGAAACAATATATAAAAGAAGACTTTTTACTGCCAACCAAAAGAATTAATAATCtttattaattagttttaaattttcagtAAAAGTATTGTGGGTAATCTTTTAACACTTTGGCTTTATGTTGTGTGGATAGATTTAAAACCATTTTTCACCACAATTTTGGATGAATGACCATCATTTGAAAAACATCTTTTATCTCTTTCTTTTCACATTTCAATGGTTCCTTCTCTTGTAAAGAGAGATGTCAACCATAGATATTTTTACAGCATTGTTggtttaatatattatataaatatggTGATTAACTAAtgcttttttttaaaaaaaaaaaacgatgagtaatgtttttaaattcatattataaaaGCTTTCTTATTACAACATATAGGGTTGAACTTTGAATCACAAGCCTATTAGAAATTAATCAAGCTACACATGTATCTAtgcaagtatatatatatatatatatatatatatatatatatatatatatatatatatatatatatatatatatatatatatatatgaatttatAATCGTTAGAGGCATGAATTCCTACCTATGATATGTgtatttaattttcatattcACTATTTTGAGATAATGTATTTTAGACCAAAATTAAGTTATATATAACTTGAAATAAATTTCAtacaaaatgaaaaacaaataatacATTTTCCTAACAATGCAATACGTTGGaattatttaatttctatttttaaaaacatctctcaaattttatataaaagagataatttttgtagtttgtaattctttttttgaATAAAGAACTTGTGATCACAAgggaaagaaaataatttttttgtagtttgtaattcaatctaaattatattaaaacaaaatagttgTATTGGAGGGAATAGTATTCTTTCCCTTGTGTCATAAAAAGAGAATAGATTTATTCCTCataaaattttatcttttttccttATATTTTTCAATACCTTAAAAAACTTATTGCAAATTTACAGCCCAATAATTTACCAATAATTACTAATCACTTCTACCCATTTGCATCGTGttagaacaaaaaaaaccaataaataGTGGGCAGACCGACCAAACCTAAGCAGACTATGATATATAGGCATAATATCTCTATGTGTATTATTAGCACTGCTTTTTCTTAATGCAAATCTCAGTCACCACCTTCTCGAAATTTCCATCCAACTTTATGGTAAGATATATGTAGCCCTCCTAGTCCTACCCACCACACAATGTCAAATTAGAACCTAAATATATATCTCTAAAAATAATCCAAACCAACAGCAAAAGATAGTGgccaaaaaagaagaaagaaaaacactCGAGAGATCGGCTTGCGCATGCTACTCCACTAGTCCATGCCGCAATCTATGTGCGCATGCCACATGGCGCATATTCAACCTTGCTTCTTCCTTCATATAACCCTATAAATACCCAATACTTCTTCTCACTTTAACTTCACTTAACACAATAATATATACTCTTTTGATTTCCTCATTCTCTTAGTTAAACCTCTTTGATTAATAACAATGGGTAGTTTGAAATCCTTGGTTCTTGCTGCTCTTCTTGTTTCCTCCTTCTTTGTTGTGTCCCAAAGCCGAGTGGCTAGGAAAGATTTGGGCCTTGACCTTGGTGGGGTGGGTATTGGGGTTGGAACTGGAATTGGCATTGGACTTGGTGGGAGTGGTTCAGGGTCCGGATCGGGCTCTGGCTCTGGCTCTGGATCGAGTTCGAGTTCCAGTTCTAGTTCTAGCTCTTCTTCTTCTGGATCAGGTTCTAATTCTGGATCTGAAGCAGGTTCATATGCAGGGTCTCGAGCGGGTTCTGGATCGAGTGGTCGTGGAGGTGAAGGTGGAGGGTCGGGTTATGGTGGAGGATATGGATCAGGTTATGGTGGGGGGCATGGAAAATGAGATGTTATTATCTTTTCAATTAACAAGTtgattataattaaatatatatatatatatatatatatatatatatatatatatatatatataatggtaATTATGGCTGCTATGTAATGAATTAGTATCTATGATCAATGAAATTTTCTACGACGTATTGTATTTACATTCCACAAATTAATAAAAGCATATTTGTAACATATagattatatatatgtgtgtgtgggTGGTGAAGTTGTTTGTCATCTCCAACTCACACGTTCCGTCTctaccatttgaaaatttgaaaataattatattctatatatgtattttctttctttctttcgttTCTTACAAATGTTCTTAAAGATTATTAGAAATTTAGTATGTATTTGAATtgattttctaaatatttataaataaatattttacacTTATAAACACTTAATTAAAAAAGTCAATCTAAAAATGAAATGCTAAAATATGTTGGTTGGAATGATTATTATTTAGGAACAATTTTGAAGTATTAAAATTAGAATAAAGTGGCTGCTTTAAAGAAACCAAAACTAGCAATATATacttaaataaaattaaacacgTAGGGTATAGAGATGCTGAAGAGAcaaatatttattgaaaaataattacaCACATCAAAGGAAATTATTATATTGGAGTGGAAGTGTGTGGTTAAACTTAATTAATGTAGAAGAACAAAGTTAGGACTgttaaaaatcattttaatatatgttttttgttttatattttaaacatgAGTTTCATAATGCATTCTCACACTGCTTTTAGACTAATGGTTAAAACTAAAAGGGTGGTATTGAAGAAcctaacaaataataatatgtGTCAATTCACCCTTTGAAAATCACACTAATCCTAAACCTTGAATAGTCAAAAGGCCAAAAAAGATTtacttctttttattctttttttggcattttgttttattgaaaaaaaaatgaattacaTGTAATTGTGtgcattttattttgttttcagTTTGCATTATACTATTACCAAAACatataagaaaaaaatcaacaaaaaaattaaaagaagagATGAgagattaataaaaaaaatgcacACCACTGCCGACGTAAACCACCCGTTGGTATTGACAACATTGGAAATAAAGCATTTTCGATGTTGTCCGGTTTGAGGGTTGAAAATTCCTCTTTCGACATAATACATCCTATCGTTCTTTCCAACAACGCGTCTGACGTTGAAAGAGGTTGTCTTGATACCTTTGGATACAAAGACCGACGTTTTATGGTGTCAGGAGTTCCTCAAATCCTTGTAGTGAATGGATGTAAGTtaaaatgcttttttttttcatcacaCTATAATCACGCACGCTAGAAGAAGATagaatttttttataaagataataagaataaaaagtaggagttttttcaaaaatagaaaaaattgataaattatttaaactCTATGGGACAAAACCActctaaaacaaaatttattatatctGGTTgaatttttgataattttcctAAAAAGTTCGACATGTGACAACACAATTAAATGAGTATAGCATAAAATGTACTaatatataaaacaaatatatctgttttaaattttactatcAAACTTCTTTCGtgtattttatattttacaaatttgataataaatttattctaaaattaaaattattgtaggttaaaaattacttttaatCACTTATCAAGTAATCAGTTTAATTAGTTTTTTAACTTTAGTTAGTACCGATTTAATCCATATATCCATGAAGTCAAAGCCTAAATTGTTTCAacatttgaaagtatataaactaaattcttatcaaaacaacaaaatttaaaGACTAAATTATCGTTTTAACATTCCTTAAACTAACTAAACatgttttttaattaaatacacgTTTATTAACTATAATGGCAGAGTAAAAATAGGATGTAATGTAATTCAAAATGTATGTTTAAATTCATTTCGTTACCCACAATTTTCAATCCAACTTTTTTTTCTATCATATTCATGCACTTGATAATCCTAATTTCATTCTATCTTTAGTTTTCATGTATTCTAATACTCATCTAATTTTTAACAATCTCGATCTTGAGATAACTTTAAAATGTATTAAGTTGATAATGTTTAAAGCTAGAAAAGAACAAATCAAATCAATgcttataaataaaataagacagACATGCACCTTCCGCCAGTACTTTGGTATGCAAATTAATAATACACACGTAGCAGAGGAATTTGGAAGAAGAATAAGAGAAAAGAATTTGAACAACTTAAGGCAAACAAT
The sequence above is drawn from the Cucumis melo cultivar AY chromosome 2, USDA_Cmelo_AY_1.0, whole genome shotgun sequence genome and encodes:
- the LOC103487317 gene encoding glycine-rich protein DOT1-like encodes the protein MASIKAIGVLCLVLCMSVIESEAGRVARKNLGLDLGGLGVGLGLGLGLGVGGGSGSGAGAGSGSGSGSGSGSYSSSSSHSSSSSYGGSGAGSEAGSYAGSYAGSRAGSGSDRRNGASGGEAHGYGEGHGYGEGGNN
- the LOC107990650 gene encoding glycine-rich cell wall structural protein 2-like, which gives rise to MGSLKSLVLAALLVSSFFVVSQSRVARKDLGLDLGGVGIGVGTGIGIGLGGSGSGSGSGSGSGSGSSSSSSSSSSSSSSGSGSNSGSEAGSYAGSRAGSGSSGRGGEGGGSGYGGGYGSGYGGGHGK